The Candidatus Woesearchaeota archaeon genome contains the following window.
TCTCATCATTATACTGCCTTACCTTGCCAATGACATTCACTATCTGGCCAATGCTTAGCCCCTCAGGCATAGCAGGCTCGCCAAAAAACCTAAGGTTGATCATCCCGGTGCCATCATCAATACCTGCAATGCCCCTTTCAGGAGCAACCGATACAACTGTCCCCAAGAGATTCAGCCTGGAAACCCTTTTTTCATTTTCTGTCAGGACATAATTTGGCTCCCATCCTTCCATCTTGATGAATTTGCCCCTAAGAAGGTCAACAACCCTGATTTTATGCGACACCAGACGGTTTACCGGAGTTTCAGAAACCATTTTATTCTCCTTGCCTGCGCTCTTCTCCCCCTTCCAGACCTAAGCGCTACATCCTGCTGATATGTCCGCGCCTTGGCTCAAAAATATCGCCGCTGCGCTTCAGCTTTTCAATTGTCTCTTCGACCTTGTCTTCCTTGATTCCTGCTGCCTGGGCTTCCTTTACAATCTCCTCAATTGGGATAACTTTTCCAAACCTCCCCTCAAGCTCTGTGATGATTTCCTTAATGTTGGATATCTTGACCCTTTCTGTTGCCGGGACGCCGGTTGTTATCCTGTCTATGTCTATTTTTCCTGTCTCAGGGTCAACGCCAATCTCGGCCAGGCAGTAATGCAGCAGTTCAACTGCTTTTTTAGCGTCAGCAATCTCAACAACATTTGAGAGCCTGATTCGGGCTGCTGCCTCGGCAAGCCTTACGAGGGCTTCAAGCTGCCTTGCAGAAATCGGGATGCTTCTTGAGCCTGATTCCTCTGTATAGCCCTTGCTTCTCATGCTCAGGTAATATTCCTTGATTTCCTCGAGGGCATCATCAGTCAGTGCAGGATGGATGTTCCTTCGCGCATAGGCAATGTATTTTTTCAGAAGCCTTGACGGCACTTCAGGCTCGTCCATTTCAGGATTCTTATGCAAGGTGAGTATATGGTCAGCAACCCTCTGGTCCTTGTCACGGTCAGGCAAGTCTTTTATTGGAAAGATAAGGTCAAACCTGTTGATAAGCGTAGGTGGCAGGTCAATCTGGTTTGCCAGGACTTCATAAGGGTCAAACCTGCCAAATTTTGGGTTGGCTGCTGCAAGCACAGTTGTCCTGGCTATCAATGTTGCCTGGATATTTGCCTTGCTGATGCTTATTGTCTGCTGCTCCAATGCTTCGTGCATTGCAGCCCTGTCATCTGTGCCCATCTTGTCCATCTCATCAATGCAGCAGATTCCATTCGAGGCAAGAACCAGCGCGCCAGCCTCAAGGGCCCAGCCTTTCAGGAATTCGTCCCGGACAACAGCTGCTGTCAATCCAGCGCCGCTCACACCTTTTCCGCTGACATACCTTCCTTTAGGGGCTATCATATTGACCCTTTTCAGGAGCTGTGACTTACCGCTTCCCGGGTCACCGACAAGCAAGACATGCATGTCTCCCCTTGTGACCATGCCATCGCTTCTTTTTTTCTGAACGCCGCCCGCAAGCTGCAGAAGCAATGCCTCCTTGACTTTTTCGTGGCCGTAAATTGACGGCGCCATTGACCGCACAAGCCTTTGGTAAAGCATTGGGTCTGCTCCCAGCTCCAATATCTCCCTTTCCTCGGCCGGTGAAATCTCAATGTCAAAATAATCCTCTTCAACCCCCACAATATTGTTTGCATCCACAAAAAGGTCAAACCGTGTAGACTGGCCGCCTGTCTTGAGAATAATCGGCACTTCCTTTACCATGCCAACAACCCTAACCTTGCTTCCGGGGTTTGTTTTTTTCTCAGTTATCGGGCTGACAAGGTCTTCCTGGAGAAAAACATTGATTCTCTTTGGCTGCTCGCCTCCTTCCAGGTTTTCAGGGGCTTCCTCAAGCACAATGCCCTGCGCATCAACCAGTTCCTTGCTGAGCAGGCGGAATTTTCCCTTTCTCCCGCATCCGCATTTTGTCGGCTCCTTGAATTTGGAGTCAAGCTGGAGGACTGAAATAACATTGCCGCAGCTAGGGCATTCGAATTTTGCGCTTGTGACCTGCGGCCTCACATCAGATTTTTGCCTTACAACACCCTCCATGAAAAGAAGCTTGCCGATGTGGTTGCTCCTGATGTTCCTTATCATTATTGTCTGGTTTTTTGGCAGGTTGTCAATCCTGACCTTGAAATTTTTTTTCTCGCCAGGCAAGTCAAAGCTCTGGATTGCAATTTCAGCAGCCCTGACAACTTCTTCAGGCTGCTCCAGCATTATGTCCGCAAGATCCGGGTCA
Protein-coding sequences here:
- a CDS encoding minichromosome maintenance protein MCM — its product is MDATEQVNRLKEFVEKEYFDKLVSNAQAGKYFIHIDFKVLSLFDPDLADIMLEQPEEVVRAAEIAIQSFDLPGEKKNFKVRIDNLPKNQTIMIRNIRSNHIGKLLFMEGVVRQKSDVRPQVTSAKFECPSCGNVISVLQLDSKFKEPTKCGCGRKGKFRLLSKELVDAQGIVLEEAPENLEGGEQPKRINVFLQEDLVSPITEKKTNPGSKVRVVGMVKEVPIILKTGGQSTRFDLFVDANNIVGVEEDYFDIEISPAEEREILELGADPMLYQRLVRSMAPSIYGHEKVKEALLLQLAGGVQKKRSDGMVTRGDMHVLLVGDPGSGKSQLLKRVNMIAPKGRYVSGKGVSGAGLTAAVVRDEFLKGWALEAGALVLASNGICCIDEMDKMGTDDRAAMHEALEQQTISISKANIQATLIARTTVLAAANPKFGRFDPYEVLANQIDLPPTLINRFDLIFPIKDLPDRDKDQRVADHILTLHKNPEMDEPEVPSRLLKKYIAYARRNIHPALTDDALEEIKEYYLSMRSKGYTEESGSRSIPISARQLEALVRLAEAAARIRLSNVVEIADAKKAVELLHYCLAEIGVDPETGKIDIDRITTGVPATERVKISNIKEIITELEGRFGKVIPIEEIVKEAQAAGIKEDKVEETIEKLKRSGDIFEPRRGHISRM